The proteins below come from a single Sander vitreus isolate 19-12246 chromosome 15, sanVit1, whole genome shotgun sequence genomic window:
- the slc25a17 gene encoding peroxisomal membrane protein PMP34, whose protein sequence is MSFSVFSYDSLVHAVSGAVGSVTAMSVFFPLDTARLRLQVDENRKAQSTPAILAEIVKEEGLLAPYRGWFPVICSLCCSNFVYFYCFHGLKASWLKGKQSAPSTDLIIGIAAGVVNVLLTTPLWVVNTRLKLQGSRFRNADIRPTNYSGILDAFAQIIRHEGVGALWNGTLTSLLLVLNPAIQFMIYEALKRQLRRGVPRELSSVEVFIIGAVAKAVATTVTYPLQTIQSILRFGQFNESTDESKLLSSLRTIKCLLVNRVRKYGMLGLFKGLEAKLLQTVLTAALMFLLYEKIASCTFRVMGLSSNHYKKR, encoded by the exons ATGAGCTTCTCGGTTTTCTCGTATGATAGTTTGGTTCATGCTGTATCAGGAGCAGTG GGAAGTGTGACTGCCATGTCAGTATTCTTCCCTCTTGATACTGCCAGACTGAGGCTACAAG TGGATGAAAATAGGAAGGCCCAATCAACTCCAGCCATTCTGGCAGAAATTGTCAAAGAGGAAGGACT ACTAGCTCCATACAGAGGCTGGTTCCCGGTCATTTGCAGCCTGTGCTGCTCCAACTTTGTCTACTTCTACTGCTTCCACGGCCTCAAGGCTAGCTGGCTGAAGGGAAAGCAGTCGGCTCCAAGCACTGACTTAATCATAGGCATTGCTGCAG GTGTTGTTAACGTACTGCTGACCACTCCTTTGTGGGTGGTCAACACCAGGCTGAAGCTTCAGGGTTCCAGGTTTCGCAATGCAGACATACGGCCCACCAACTACTCTGGCATTCTGG ATGCATTTGCACAGATTATCCGTCACGAGGGTGTGGGAGCACTGTGGAACGGGACCTTAACGTCCCTGCTGCTGGTGCTGAACCCTGCCATCCAGTTCATGATTTACGAAGCCCTGAAGAGGCAGCTGAGGAGAGGAGTTCCCAGGGAG CTGTCATCTGTTGAAGTCTTCATCATCGGCGCTGTTGCCAAAGCTGTTGCCACCACTGTTACCTACCCACTGCAGACTATACAGTCCATTCTCAGG TTTGGTCAGTTCAACGAGTCAACGGACGAGTCAAAACTACTGTCCAGTCTAAGGACTATCAAGTGTCTATTGGTCAACAGAGTGAG GAAGTATGGCATGTTGGGTCTTTTTAAAGGCCTGGAGGCCAAGCTGCTGCAGACGGTGCTGACTGCTGCACTCATGTTCCTTCTCTATGAGAAGATTGCCAGCTGCACCTTCAGAGTCATGGGACTGAGCAGCAACCACTACAAGAAACGATAG
- the znf598 gene encoding E3 ubiquitin-protein ligase ZNF598 has protein sequence MASTTTKETEKHCVLCCQEVNIFALGKCDHPVCYRCSTKMRVLCDQKYCAVCREELDKVVFVKKLEAFSSLPYQQFPCEKKHNIYFCDEKIFAQYRHLLLPECLRCSEPKVFSKFEELEQHMRKQHELFCCKLCTKHLKIFSHERKWYNRKELARHRLHGDPDDTSHRGHPLCKFCDDRYLDNDELLKHLRRDHYFCHFCDADGSQEYYSDYPYLSEHFRESHYLCEEGRCATEQFTHAFRSEIDYKAHKAAAHSKNRAEARQNRHIDLQFNYAPRQQRRNEGTVTGEDYEEMRQTRGGRGRPHGGQKSWRYTRDEEDREVAAAMRASMAKHRQEERGAMQERGAMQERGAMQERGAMQERGAMQERGAMQERIAPKHCREERTERTEPEESRHRTGHIKPISKPPVRTMKTANLGDEEDDFPALGARAAPAIVKPCHATLTAAHAALKEDDFPSLSAVSVASPMTPAYSAQPKKNSSFQEEDFPALVSKIRPLKHAAGTKSAWSNHTAVTKPNTQPPPSSRPPPPPLSTSSSGPQLLSSNSSSSRRKKKVGENGKPTSTRSPPSSDDDNNGMTQQEFRSVPTMMDISSLLTVKGGKSKPSAVTTNPSNPTPNTPPTSKASKKKKMQKNTADPSTSVSSVSGTTQTVVANSVETAAQKENVPEKSWNKPPSSAATAPLMSGLANGHPEKSPPISKEAVAITLHPKPDPPLDQEEEFPALMTKNPPPGFKSSFPLKASAPAPSPALHPPPPGLGISATKPPPGFTGIPLNSNVVEPAPSAVNPPPKVSSSGYLVPEDFHQRNLELIQSIRKYLHNDESKFNQFKNFSAQFRQSVISAVQYHSSCKDLLGDDFNRIFNELLVLLPDTGKQQELLTAQADCKALEKQSGTGGGKKNKNKKNAWQMPTAMANAAAELDCQVCPTCRQVLAPKDFNSHKTLHTGENEEFPSLQSISRIIS, from the exons ATGGCTTCAACAACCACTAAAGAAACAGAGAAGCACTGCGTCCTATGCTGCCAAGAAGTCAATATCTTCGCCTTGGGAAAATGCGACCACCCAGTTTGTTACCGCTGCTCCACCAAAATGAGGGTCCTGTGCGACCAGAAGTACTGCGCCGTCTGCCGGGAGGAGCTCGACAAG GTGGTGTTCGTGAAAAAACTGGAGGCCTTCTCGTCTCTGCCCTACCAGCAGTTCCCCTGTGAGAAGAAGCACAACATCTATTTCTGTGATGAGAAGATCTTTGCCCAGTATAG GCATCTGCTGTTGCCAGAGTGCCTCCGCTGTTCAGAGCCGAAGGTCTTCTCCAAGTTTGAGGAGCTTGAGCAGCACATGAGGAAGCAGCATGAGCTCTTCTGTTGCAAGCTCTGCACAAAGCATCTCAAG ATCTTCTCCCATGAGCGTAAATGGTACAACCGCAAGGAACTGGCACGTCACAGATTACATGGAGACCCAGACGACACCAGCCACAGAGGACACCCGCTCTGCAAGTTCTGCGATGACCGTTACCTTGATAATGATGAGCTGCTTAAACACTTGCGCAGGGACCACTACTTCTGCCATTTCTGTGATGCAGACGGTTCCCAGGAATACTACAG TGATTACCCGTACCTGAGCGAGCACTTCAGAGAGAGTCACTATCTGTGTGAGGAGGGCCGCTGTGCCACAGAACAGTTCACCCATGCATTCCGCTCTGAGATTGACTACAAGGCCCACAAGGCTGCAGCACACAGCAAGAACCGAGCAGAGGCTCGACAGAACCGCCACATCGACCTGCAGTTTAACTACGCCCCGAGACAACAGAGGAGAAATGAAG GTACGGTGACAGGCGAGGACTATGAGGAGATGCGTCAGactagaggaggaagaggaaggccTCATGGGGGACAGAAGAGCTGGAGATACACCCG AGATGAAGAGGACAGGGAGGTGGCAGCTGCTATGAGGGCATCCATGGCAAAGCATagacaggaggagagaggagccaTGCAGGAGAGAGGAGCCATGCAGGAGAGAGGAGCCATGCAGGAGAGAGGAGCCATGCAGGAGAGAGGAGCCATGCAGGAGAGAGGAGCCATGCAGGAGAGGATCGCTCCCAAACactgcagagaggagaggacgGAGAGAACAGAACCAGAAGAGTCCAGACACAGGACCGGACACATCAAGCCAATAAGCAAACCTCCAG TAAGAACGATGAAGACCGCCAATCTAGGTGATGAAGAAGACGACTTCCCAGCTTTAGGAGCCAGAGCTGCTCCAGCCAT TGTAAAGCCATGTCATGCGACGCTAACAGCAGCCCATGCAGCTCTGAAGGAAGACGACTTCCCTAGCCTCTCAGCTGTATCTGTTGCATCCCCTATGACCCCAGCTTACTCTGCCCAGCCTAAGAAGAATTCCTCTTTCCAGGAGGAGGATTTTCCGGCGCTCGTGTCCAAAATCCGGCCCCTCAAACATGCAGCTGGCACCAAGTCTGCTTGGTCCAACCATACTGCTGTAACTAAACCCAACACTCAACCCCCACCGTCCTCaagacctcctcctcctcctctctcaacTTCATCTTCTGGTCCTCAGCTCCTCTCCTCAAACTCTTCATCTTCACGGAGGAAGAAGAAGGTAGGCGAGAACGGAAAACCAACATCTACCCGGTCTCCTCCTTCATCTGATGATGATAACAACGGAATGACTCAGCAAGAGTTCCGCTCAGTGCCCACCATGATGGATATCTCCTCTTTGCTCACTGTTAAAGGAGGCAAGAGCAAACCCTCTGCTGTGACCACCAACCCTTCAAATCCGACCCCCAACACTCCCCCTACCTCCAAAGCcagcaagaagaaaaaaatgcagaagaACACGGCTGATCCCTCTACGTCTGTGTCTTCAGTGTCAGGGACGACACAAACTGTGGTTGCAAACTCAGTGGAAACAGCGGCACAAAAGGAGAACGTCCCTGAGAAAAGTTGGAACAAACCCCCCTCCAGTGCTGCGACAGCACCACTGATGAGTGGATTGGCTAATGGCCACCCTGAGAAATCACCACCCATTAGTAAGGAGGCAGTTGCAATAACCCTCCATCCCAAGCCAGATCCCCCTCTTGATCAGGAGGAAGAGTTCCCTGCTCTCATGACCAAGAACCCACCACCAG GCTTCAAGTCCTCCTTCCCGCTGAAGGCCTCAGCTCCTGCCCCATCCCCAGCTTTGCACCCACCTCCACCTGGCCTGGGTATCTCAGCCACTAAACCTCCCCCTGGATTCACTGGGATCCCCCTCAACAGCAATGTGGTGGAGCCCGCTCCGTCTGCAGTCAACCC GCCCCCCAAGGTGTCAAGCAGTGGTTACCTGGTGCCAGAGGACTTCCATCAGAGGAACCTGGAGCTAATCCAGTCCATTAGAAAGTACCTCCACAACGATGAGTCAAAGTTCAACCAGTTCAAAAACTTCTCTGCACAGTTCAGACAG AGTGTGATATCAGCAGTCCAGTACCACAGCAGCTGTAAGGACCTGCTCGGAGATGACTTCAACCGCATCTTCAACGAGCTGCTGGTGCTCTTGCCAGACACTGGCAAGCAGCAGGAGCTCCTGACTGCCCAGGCAGACTGTAAGGCGCTGGAGAAGCAGTCAGGCACTGGAGGaggaaagaagaacaagaacaagaagaacGCCTGGCAGATGCCGACCGCAATGGCTAACGCAGCAGCTGAGCTGGACTGCCAGGTGTGCCCCACTTGCAGACAGGTACTGGCCCCTAAAGACTTCAACTCCCACAAAACCCTGCACACTGGGGAGAATGAGGAGTTCCCTTCCTTGCAGTCAATTAGCCGTATCATCAGCTAG
- the rpusd1 gene encoding RNA pseudouridylate synthase domain-containing protein 1 gives MMTSESASLESLRVLFQSDDYIVVDKHWDIRIDSKMWYEKHTVQAQLRHRFPQLADPSTYYGFRFCHQLDFSTSGALCVALNKAAAGRAYRCFKDRTVTKAYLAVVRGLVEKETQTLDFSIGKNSSEGKTHMMCIEGTEGCENPKPCQTELMVLEYGFYDGDPVTKVLLQPLTGRTHQLRVHCSAIGHPIVGDFTYSLGADDSTYRMMLHAHLLHIPLEPEPLLVSAGDPFLPAVDPKWLPQRSLRTLTATVEALLDHRVEEDRKIKEEKKERTRREEEKRKGRREQRIEEESEEQRMQCQQWLSEWAGD, from the exons ATGATGACCTCAGAGTCTGCCAGCCTGGAGAGCCTGCGCGTGCTGTTTCAGAGCGATGACTACATCGTGGTGGACAAGCACTGGGACATCCGCATCGACAGCAAGATGTGGTACGAGAAACACACCGTGCAGGCGCAACTTCGGCACCGCTTCCCACAGCTGGCAGACCCTAGCACCTACTATGGATTCAG GTTCTGTCATCAGTTGGATTTCTCCACGAGTGGGGCTCTTTGTGTCGCCCTCAATAAGGCTGCTGCCGGCCGGGCTTACCGCTGCTTCAAGGACCGCACCGTCACCAAAGCCTACCTCGCCGTG GTACGTGGCTTGGtagaaaaagagacacaaactttGGACTTCTCCATTGGCAAGAACTCCTCAGAGGGAAAAACACACATGATGTGTATTGAGGGAACAgaag GTTGTGAGAACCCCAAGCCTTGCCAAACTGAGCTGATGGTTTTGGAGTATGGGTTCTATGATGGAGACCCTGTCACCAAGGTGCTACTGCAGCCACTCACTG GCCGAACCCACCAGTTAAGGGTGCACTGCAGCGCAATAGGCCACCCTATCGTTGGGGACTTTACCTACAGCTTGGGAGCGGACGACTCAACCTACCGGATGATGCTGCACGCCCACCTCCTCCACATTCCCCTGGAACCTGAGCCCCTGCTCGTCTCTGCTGGAGACCCCTTTCTCCCCGCGGTGGATCCCAAGTGGCTCCCACAGCGCTCATTACGGACACTGACGGCCACTGTGGAGGCGCTGCTGGACCACAGGGTGGAGGAAGACAGGAAGAtcaaagaggagaagaaagagaggacgagaagggaggaggagaagaggaaaggaCGCAGGGAACAGAGgattgaggaggagagtgagGAGCAGAGGATGCAGTGTCAGCAGTGGCTGAGTGAATGGGCTGGAGACTga